The genomic window TGCTACAAATACTGAGAATTGCATCTAATAGGAGGTTAAAAGCTGACAAAATTGATATGAAACTTCTTAATGTTACCAGTGTGTGAATAAGGCTTGTGTAAACAAGTAACTATTTAATGCAAGCATTGAACAAATGCATCGTCATTTATAGATTTCTAGCAAAGATCTTTTTAAGAATTTTTGTATCTctgttttttattcattttttattttttactgacTAGTAAACCAGTAACATtcttgcttgttctttttttgtgcgtgtgtttttAGTGACTGAAGTTCATGTCTTGTCAGCTGGGCAAACATCGCTTGCATCATAAGGTGCACTACTTCCACTATAATTTGTGCATTTTACACGCATTTGAACAGAAGAATCGGCCTTCACTAGACGCAGACATATTCTATTAAATTTGTGTCGACTTACAATGACCGATAGATGCCGTCTACATTAATGACTTCTACATTAATGAGGCTAGAACAGAGCTGCTACTCtcctagccttgaggaagacaataCTAAAGGTGCATTCTTTTGGAGATTATATATGCATTACAAGAGAACATTGTGACCGTCACATGTGCATCAGCATAGTGCTTTTCTTGGTGTCCTGTACTTTTATTTGTGAATAGGATTTGCATAAACAAAAACTTGTGCGAATGACTTTTCATAAATTGATACGTTTGCAAGCCTGTCAGGCTTTGCTGCATGAACTCTAAAACATCACATCTGCTGCAACCATTTGTCATGAAGGAATGAGTTAACAAAACTTAATGATATTGAAGGCATCTATTATGCACTTCATCTATTTTGGCTGATCATCATCATTGTTTTGGGGCGTACGCTTCATCACTGAATCCGTGGTGCTTGTTTGTTCCCGAGCGCACTTTCAAATAAACATCGCTGCAACCGAGTCGTCAtgcgtggtggaggtgctgggcaccAATCTCAGTACATCTGATCATTTCCAGTCAATTGCATGTGTCACTTTCTTACAGCAATAATGTCTGCTCCTTCCATGTAACCCAGCCCAAGAACAACAGATTTGCAATTTTATAActtcctcaattttttttcatacaatCGTAAAATGGGACTGTATCATCTCTTTAAACACTGTGGGAAAAACGTCTTGCCTTGGTCCAACCGCCCAACAGTTGTGTATTGAGCTGCGATGTCTTCTCGTGCTGCAGGTGTGTCGGGAACGAATGGGGGCACAATTACTTGACTAGGGTCGTAGGGCTGTGGTGTCCAGTCGGGTATCCGTCCCATGCCCGGAGAGCCATCGCCAAACTTTTCGCAAAACGCACCGTACTGGGGGTGGGTGTGACCACACCGGTGGGGGTCGTGGAAAGCAACGTAGAGGAAAAATGGCCTGAAAAGGTGCATTTCCGTGCATTACTTCTGTAGTGCAAACAACGAATATGAAGCTAAGACACAGAACGATGAGACAGGGTGCAAACTATCAATTGTCAcaaatttaggggcgaagcttctcttagtctaacctGGTCATGCGTCATGCGTAACCGAGGAAGAATTCacaaaaaagaaggcagtatctcctgAACAGTAGAATAGATGGCgttgtctcatagaagtacatacaaactacagttgagtgaggatattctagatggcgctctACTGCTACTCTCCGATTAGCTGCtacgcgggctgtgcctgggtacgcggagaacAAGTGCCTCTCttagtctcctggatagtcgtcATATGTGGCGGATTGTTTGTGGGgcgtggacgaagcagagcggtgggCACGTTGAAAACGCTTTCACTCGCCTTCTTTGGCTCGCGTCTTGTCGGAGTTGCCCGCGTGTCGTCTGCATTTTCGAATGCGATCTGACACAAGGACGCATGCActgacgaatggacacacggatgggTGCACTTATggacagacgcttcaccccactcaccatcattcattccgtggatatgctgcgatttttttgtttgcttaaatTGACCCCACGAGTGTTCTACAATGGCGTCGAGTAATTCCTTGTGTTCACCCACTCTATTGAGAGGCTTTTACACTTGTAAAATTCGAAGACTTTGTTAAGTGAACCGGGTTTTCATGACAACACACTTGGAAAGATAGAGCAGCTTGTCTTAACGCTGCCATttattccagaaaaaaaaaaaagatccttgTGCCATGCGCAGTGGCTGATTTTCCTCGTCTTCTAGCACACGTTATGTTCACTGTTATTAACAACACTATTATCTAACACTCAATGACAGCAAAACGAAATACTATGTGACGGATTTTGTATATATATGAAAGAACAAACTCATTGTTTAATAATGCCACTGATCACTGTCCCATGCACATGTTTCCCTATTCTATCTCATATCAAATATTAACTAGCCTAATTATGCATGTTACTATGCATGCTTCCATAGTTTTTTTAATTATAGTTACTCAATTAGGTTTTGACTTTATAATGAAAACAATGCTGTCACAGGCAATCAGTGTCCCGAATTTAGCAGATTCATTACTCATTGTGATGCAACGATGCCACGTAAAAAGGTTGCGCATAAAAATGTGTGCTGGTCTTAAAATAAGGATCAGTTCCTACTTGCTCATTGCGCTGTTGTCAATATCTATACCACAGCAATGCTGTCAAGTGCTTTAACTATTTGCAGTCTCCTTCTGCATCGAAGTCTAGGCAAGTGCATGAATAACAATGCAGTAAAAGTTTGCAGAAAAACTACACATGTTTCACTTGTGCAAATCTCACTCCTGTCTTCAATCCTGTGAGTGTACGTCATATCTGCTATTATAAAAGCACAAACTGAGTTTCGAAAAGTTCATGTGAATTTCAAACTGAATAGCTAAGGCTATTCGTTGTCTATTGAATATTTTGAATATTTATCCGACGGATTacatgctctcttttttttttcattttacctgGAGTCATTGGTGGAAAAGAACTTTCGCACAAGATGTTTAATTTTCGTGATGTTCCGTCCGACTTGTAGAATAGAGTTGTTTTCTTCGGTGTGTGCAAAGTTGAAAGGGTACACCTCTTCGGGGCCTACGTGTTTTTTTCCAATAATGCCTGTAATGATAGAAGTGAGAAAGGGTATATGCTGTCGGCGACATCAAAACATTGACATGCATTGACTGACATGCAAAACATTGGTGGCCTCAATGTTACCCTGTCACTTTTATACAAGACGGTGTAATATACAGCCTTCAAAAATAGCACACATTTGTAACTTGAAGGGGAAGGTGTGGTGTGCTCACTGAAGAGAGGTATTGGCAGAAGGaagtttgtattttttttttttttactagctggGCAAGTAGTAGGGGTTACTTGGTATGTATTGATAGGCTAGTCGGTGAGCCATGATATTTAATGAAGCGGTGAAAACAATGACACAATCATGCACACATAAAGAGACATTTATGTGTTATGTTTAATTAAGATAAATTGTGATCTGTTGAGTAAACATGAATTCAACTGGAGCATCAGTACTTAATCAACCAAAGCATCAGTACTTAAAAATACTTATTTCAACAAAATAGATAAGCTTGTATTGGGGGCTAGTAGGTGGGAAATTATTTTGAGAACTTAAAGTAAGCTAGACTGGAGACACCAGAGTATAATAGGTCAGGACCAACTCATAGTACTGTAGCGCGTGATTTATGGAAACCACAGAAACTTGCCTCCAGGAACAATGAGTTTGCACAGTAACATTCACGGCCATGTGACAATAGTACATTCACCCACCGAGGCCCCTATATATTCTTGAAGAGATACAATGATTGGTTCACTGATGCGCCTATCTTATTTATGTCTCGCTATCCATGGAGCTTCCAAGATTTCATGTGCCCTTTGGTCTGATTCCCTTTACACATCTGTCCCACCAAAAACCGGCTTGCACTTCTTGGCTAATGTACTACGGTGAACTGGCAGGTGCTTCTCTCTGTCGTGTTCTAGTGAATGAAATGCTTGATTAAACGGTTATTAAAAAAGCATTTAATGCATTTGCTGGCAAGGAGACATCCAGTAGAAGGCACTTGAGTGTGTGTCCTACTCCCAGTGCATTTAAATTCTCAGAGTTATTTTAATGAGTGTTTTTGAGGAAGTTTCAGAGGTTTTGCCAAGTTTGGTGCAAGCGCGTTCGACACCACTCACCGGTCCGAATGCCGCGTTCGGACAAAAGCAAGGGCAGAGACTTGACCTCTTGGAACGACTGGAAGGCGTGCACGCCTTGGTGAAGGCCGTACATTCCGTTCTGGTGCGTCGGAAGACCGCTGAGCAGGCATGACCGGCTGGGCGAGCAACTGCTCACAGCAGTGAAAGCCCTTTGGAACACGACACCCTGTTGGGCAAGCTTGACGAGATTCGGCGTCTTGCAGACGGTGTTGTTGTAGACACCCGTTTCGAATCCTCCATCGTCAGCTAAAAGACATGCATACGAGTCAGATGGAGCTCGTGTGTCACAGCATCACTGGTGTGCTTTAGCACACCTTGCTTCGGTCTCCAAGGTATACCAAAGATATACAACAGAATCAGTCGCGTTGGGCTGGTATTGTGTATATCGTATATTGTGGTATGTTGTATATTGTGGTATTGTGTATATTGTGGTATTGTGTAGTGTATATAGCATTTCTTGAACATTTTGAAATCGGGCTTCATCTTGTGATTttgggagcaaaaaaaaaatctatttttgAATTTAGCGCTAAAACATCAAAGTTATGACGTCATGTGAAGCGAATGATTTCAAAGAACTTGAGTGAGACTCTCCATTTCAACTTTTCGCTCCAATGAACGGTATACAGCTCATTTTTACTGATACGTGTAACTGCGACCTGCAAAACGTCGTCAATGCCTCCTTGATTCTGATGACGATAGTTAAAGCGTgagaccaaaacgacgacacagagacaagaaggacacgaaactgaccctctgtgtcgtcgttttggtctcgcgctataactatcgtcatgtcataccaactagcccaagctgccacagttCCTTGATTCCGCGTAAGAAATGGGCGCAGCTTTCGTACGCAGAATCACGGAGGCCACGATGACGGGTGACTTAGTAGTGCCAGAAATGCACGGCAACGTCGCTATCTGCTGCGGCTACGCTATCGAACTTGCAAGCAAACAAAAACCCATGATCTATCTGCGCGCAAAGGTACAtgattagagtgtactagaagtgtacaCTGTAACATAATTATGCGTGCACAGCCGAGTGCGAATCCGGGTTTACATAGATTATGATGCCGACAATTCTCCAAACTTCGtttttagtttttgtttttcgctCATTTCTTTGTGCCGGCGATCGTTAAGTGGGCGCGCGACGAATtaataaaagaaaagaagacgCATTGACCATTCTTTCAGCATGGAAGTGATCAAAATTTACACGCTCGattcattaattttttttcctgcacGAGCTGAAAGATCTATCTATACCTGAGTTGATTTCTTCCAACACAGAGGCAATTAAAGCCAGATTTGATAAGCACTCCTGCAATATGAATGGTGATATATTAAAGAGTAATCGATCCTGCCAATTAGATCGACATGCTTATAATAAAATAAAGGCATGTTCGCCAAATAGCCTGGGTTTTTAGCGCACCACAAATTTTGCAACCTTCGATCAATAGCAATCAAAGCGTTTCAGCTGTGGGCGTAATCTTACAGTCGGCATTCAATCAAAAATCATTAATTGCAACTGCGTGTTCTGTACTTACCTAAAATAACTAGTACGTTTCTCTGTTCGCTGGCCTGTATCATCAAGAGAACAGTTAACAACGAATAAGTTCTAACAAATATGCAGCTCATTTCGCTTAACTTTCTTCTACTGAAAGCGCTTCAGCGTCAATAGAACGTCGAACTTATCAGGCATTGCCAAACAAACTGATAAAACTTGCAGCCCCGTGTCAGTTTCGGTTCTTGTTTCGAGGTCGGGTAAggcgagaaaaaataataaacgccGAAAAGGCTGACTGTGCTTAGATATTCACGTGGGCATAAAGATAAAAGCGACAAACAAAGATAAAGCTTATCTGAAAAGAAAGCATTTTAAAGCGCCACCTACAAGGACTCTAACAATGGAAACATAGACAAAGCAATGTGCGGACCCTGGTAACGGAGTGGCGTGTGTGAGTGTTGCAAGTGTGACTGCGATCGTGCGTGTTGCTTTTTCATCCCGCGTAATTGCGTGTATATTTTGTCCGCTCCTAATCGGAACGTGTGACTGGCTGCGTGAGAATGTGCAAGCTAAGGACCATCGTAAGTGCCCGTTTTTCCTCGTAACTTCAAAGTTACGCCTCGCCGCATTTCGTTACACAAGTCAGCTGAGCGAGGAGACAACAACgacgtgttgttttttttttctcctcctcgaGTCACGTCGCACACGGGAGACGCACAACAAGGGGAGGGGGAGAGTTCTGAGTGATGGAGCAGTTCAGGTACGCTGTGGGGAGTTTCGTGCGCGGTGTTTACGATTCCATCGTAGGTATCGGTGTCGTCGTAACCCTGCAAGCCGAGCAAAACAAGAGCGCAGCGCGGAAATCCGCCAATGCGCAGTCCGCGACGACGCTGGCCCTACGCAGGGCCGCGGTCCTACAGGCTAGTCCATCCTCGGCAGCTTCTTTGTCAACAGCTGAACTTGAGCTGCAAAATGCGCCTGCTACACCCCCGTCAACCCCGAAACGGAGGGGAGAAGAGCCGCTGCTAATATACCGCATATTTCAGTGCTGTTGTCTGAACGGCGGCGTCTTCATGTGCAGCGTGCTCGTCTTCTACAAGTTTCTGCTCCCGACCGTTCTGTCCCTCATAGTCTCTCTCTTCGGCGACACCGAGGAGTCATCGGCGAACACCATCTGGAGCTGGTTGCATCCCCTGCTCGTGTGCACCTTCCAAGCCCTCTGGGTGCTGCCGCTCTTCCTGATGAGCAAAGTGGTGAACTGCCTCTGGTTCCAGGACATTGCGGACATTGCGTTCCGCTACACCACCGGCGGCCGCCAGCGGTTCCTGCCCAGCGTGAGCCGCATCCTGTCGGACATTTTGTTCAGCGTTCTCGTTCAGACGCTGTTCCTCATCCAGTCGCTGATCGTGGGCGCCCTGCCCGTCGGGAGGGTGAGCGAGCTCGTCAGCCTGGTGCACCTGAGCATGCTGAACTCGCTCTACGCCTTCGAGTACGTCTGGTTCAGCCGCGGCTGGGAACTGCACCGAAGGCTCTCGTTCATCGAGGAGAACTGGCCGTACTTTGTCGGGTTCGGACTCCCGCTCGCGGTCATCACGTCCTGGTTCGAGTCCTACCTCCTGAGCGGCTCGTTCTTCTCGGTACTGTTCCCGCTCTTCATCCTGAGCGCCTCCGGGGTGACGCCCGCCACTGGAACCACTAGGTAAGCAGGCGGATTAGAGTTCTTCGGACGTGGCATGCATATCTCCCACACACATATACAGCGATTGTTTCTTTACCATTACATCTACCCAACAGGCTACGCCGAGACTTTATCACATAACGTGGGTACCACGCAGGATATGGCATGACGCATGCACAGTGGCAACGAACACTAATGCAAAGCTTTGTGTACCCTGTTCTGAAACTGCCTCTTGGAAAGTTccaggataggacacacacaaAGCTTTGCGTTGGCCTTCGTTGCCACTTTGTGTGTGTCGTACGCTATCGTGTTGCATACTCATGTTAAGTGACAGAAATAAAGTGCACGTCCTACAAACGGCATGTTCGCGTACTGCCTGCCATTCACACAAAGTGGAACAAGGTATGCCGAGCGTTGCGTACGAAATCGTTCCAGGGGTTGTCACCGCTGCTTATGCACGAAATGCAAGCTCCTTGTGTGTGCTCTCGCGATTCTTGCGTACacagcaggctttgcatgccCTAATATGACTTCAACCCCGAGCTTTCTCATTCTTTTGCACACTCCTTGCATTCATCTGTCTGCCTGCCAGAGTACAGTGGAACAGCAGAGTGCCTTCGCCTTTCGGCGCTGCATCAACAAACGAAAGAACACATCATGAGGTAGAGGGTATGCAGAGCTTTGCATATGTGATTATGTTGCATTGTTCCACGGCACATGCATGAAATGCGAGGCTGTTGGGTATGCTGGCAATTCTAGCGTACCAAGCAGGCTTTGTGTGCTTTAATTCAGCCCAAGCCTACCCACTCTTTTGTACTGTCCACGTGTTCTTCCAAATGCCAGCCAAAGTACAAAAGAATGTCAAATGAAGTTTATGATTTTTGCCACCATGTATGTATGGAATGTGAACCTTTTGGGTACGCTCATAATATTTTTGTACCCATCAGGCCTATGTATTCTTACAAGACTTCAGCCCCaatttttcactttcttttgcATTCTTCTCTTGTTTTTGTGCCCAATAGCTGGAGTATGGGAGCAACACAATAGCTTGTGAGTCTTGCTACTAATCCCTTTCTAAAGCTCTACCTTCAGTAGTGTGTGTGCTCTAGAGTACCTTGCATCTGACGCATCTGCATGTGCGAAAGAACCGACAACTCGAATTAGTCATGTACGCAAGGCTGTTGCAAAACTCCGATGCGATTCTCTTTGGCCATGCATGGTTCCTGGATCACAAAACACTGTATTCATCATCATGGATGTTGCATATGCTTCAGACAGGTTTTTCACTTCAAGTAGTGTATTCACATGGCAAGAACATTGGCATGAAAGCAGTCGTGAACAAAACTCTGAAAAGTATGCAGCAGCGGCCAGGTTGGTGTAATGTTGGGATGATGTAACTAAATTGAAATAAATGGCACAGTTGCTGCTGGTACAGTACTTGAAGTTTGAAATGTAAAAGTTCCTAAGTTAATCCTCACACTTTAGTTTCCAGCATCTACAGATTGAGCCATATCAGCGCAATTTTCATTCTGAGACTTGCATTGCAGCAAACGTTATCTTTAGTGGCCAGATTCGCGGCAACATGATACCGTTGTCCCGAGCGATTCCTCATAGAAATCGTTGCACTAAATAAAGTGATACCGTGTTTAAATCTGCGAGTACTGTGCAGGCAGCACTTGCATGCCTAAATTttgacacacattgtcagtgttGACGGAAGTACCTACAATGCAAATAATCTTAGTATTAGATTGATTAAATGTGTGTGCCTGTGCTGAATAACAGGATCTTGATTTTGGAGTATGGCATGCCTATTTAAATATAATCTAAGGAGCATTATCACAGACAAACAAGATAAAGTATGCTGTTCAGCTGCGTTTCTCTCTGTAACCTTGGTGTGGCTCTTTTTAGTCTGCATGTACTCTAAAATTGAATTTAACGACCTAGTCCCCATCAATTTGACTAATGTATGAATTTCGTAGTGTAAACTTGTTTAGTTTGTCTCCAGCTAGAGTGTGTGGCAGTTTATGGGTCTCTTagtatcatcatcagcccgactacatttgcaggacaaaggcctttcccatgttccgccagtcaactcagccctgtgcttgctgctgtcactttatacccgcaaattttcTAATCTCCTAGTATAGTAAGTTTCTATTCCTGCCGCATTTTTTGTCAAGATGGCCACATTGTTCTGTTCTCTACCTCGTTGTGACCATACGCTGCCACCTGTTGGGCTCTTTCAGGTATCCACTCAAGCTTTTTTCGCCGTCCATATGGGTGGCTAATGCCATCTTCCATCGGCTGACCGCAAACTGCACCGCCAAACCGCTTGTTCGACCTGCAGTCCCGCGGCAAAAGCGGTCAGCCACCCGCGAGCTCCACAAGAAGTCGGCATCATTACGTATGTCGCCACGGACATCACGCCCGAGGACCGCTGCCACGCCCAGCTGATGGATTTACCCGGCAACTCCGCGGCCTTCCTGACGTTTCTTCGCACAAAGGGGTAGTCTGACAGCCGCATTCGTAAACCGCCACACCGTTCACGAATGCGATGACTTCGCTCCGCAACATTGACGCAACGCTTGCCACAGCCACGAGGTCTAGGGTGCTACAAGGTTGGGGTGGCTGCCACGATCTGTGGGCATCACGTGACTGGATGGGTGTCGCCCCTCTTGGGACTGTGCGACACCCCCGTCTTTGTTCAAGGGCACCTTAGTTTTTAACAGGTTTTTAATTAATTGTCTCGTCATTTGATGTGTGTCAACCTTGAAATGTGCCCTTGGCTGCCACggacaaattttctttttttagttaagCAGGGCGTTTCACGACGCTCTTCGTAGATAAGGTCTCGGCTGTCGCTGCTACTTTGCGACAATGAAACAGAGACATCCAATCACTGCTGCAAGCAGCCACATGCGCACAATATACAGGACACTGTAGAGATTACGTTCCTTGATTCCTTTTGAACAAGGGATCTTTTATGAACTACGGTTGATGAAATAAATGTGCACATTTTATCTTTCATTTTCAACATTGGCCGCAACCTCCACATAAAATTCTATTTTTGGAAGCCTGTAGTGAACTGTTCCTTAATGCCACGATGTTATGCAAGTCTATTAAAAAGGAATTTGTAATTTAAAGCAACTCTTGCAGTGACACCGCAGGCAGGTAGATAGTCTTCTCGAGAAATTTCGCTCTATCTAATGCCACTATCACCTGTTTGTTTAACAAGCAAGAAGCAGTAGACGTCGATGTTGCAAACACTGGGTCTACTGCACATGAACCTTGAAAGCAGCTTTAGTTGGCATATCGGCTGTTCTTACCTGTGGCTGCTAAAACACACGGCTATCTTGAGGTACTGTGGTGTTGACTGTTTGCGATCACACCTTTCCCCCTTGCTTCTACATTTTTTGGCTAACATTGGCGAGCTGAGCGAGCGTTCAGTAAAGTTGCAACTGCTGAAACACAGATAGAGGTTTAATCAGTTTTGGCTGAGCTAGCTTTAAGTATGGTATCGTGCAGTGTGGGACCAAAGCTTGTTTGACACGTGCCTGAGTTGTATCTGTCTTGTCTAGTTGTAACGCTTTGTCGTACACTATTGTGCAATCTAAGATTCTGATAGTATGCATCGCCACCCAGCCCTTCTTGTGTGTGCAACTTTTAAAGGTTGTTGTTAGTTTGCAGCCCATTTGCATTGCCTTCTGTTGATGCTGAAGAAGGAAACAACTTTAGCACCATTTGAATTGCGCCGCACTTCACCAGTTGGAAAGTGAGAGTGCATGAAAATCGCCGCTTGCAATGCCCGCAAAATTAAATGTCGGATCTCTTTTTCCCTGGCTGAACTGCTGGGTTGTGGCCTACAGGTGGGCTTTCTAACGTGGGCCTCGGTTTCTGGGTAGTTAGGAACCACCTGAACAAGTTCGTAAAGTTCAGGTGAATTGACTGATTCTTGGCCTAAGGAGACACCATTGTGTTCCGTTGCAACCTTGTTGCTAGATGATCCAGGAAATCGGGCTGTTGGAGTCGTGATACGTATTGACACTTGAGTTGTGAAAGTTTTGTAAGCGCCCGTTTCGAAAAGAGCTAAAGTTCGCCAGTTAACTTGTGTTGTTTTTCGCACGTCCCTGCTCGTCAGACGAGAGATATGAGCAAGAGAAAGAAAATCGGGCACCAAACAGTGGAACCAGAAATCAATGGATCATGCGACATTGCCTTCTTGTGAGAGTTCTTTGATGTGGGAACTGGTTTTGTTCTGCCTAATATAATTACGGTCAATGCAACATTAAAGCAATACAGGCAGTCTGTAACGAAATTTGTAACAAGACAGTTCACATTCATTGGCACACTATGTCGGGCAAAGCGACACATAGTTTAAAAACATGTACAGAaagttccagaaaaaaaaaacaacactctTACGACTACCGAAGTATAATGTGCTCACAGACGTGCAACTTGCAGAGGAAATGTTACAAAAGACATTGTTGCAAGTCGCCTGTCGTAACAGTGCATGTGCTTATAAAAGTAACAGAACTGTTGTGGCAGAACACACTGGTCTTGGCATAGAAATTGAGAGGCGATGTCAGTGCTACAGCTCTCTATACACTAATCTGCCACGTGCCGATTACTGGTTAAACCTCAACGAATAAAAGAGCAGCATTCTTCATAAAGACCGTTTGACTTTGCACAAATGTAAGAAATGCTGTATGGCAACTCTAGCAGTTCACTTTAGAAGGCACACTAAAGAAAAGTTCAATGTCATACCATGCATTTAATTGCACACC from Rhipicephalus microplus isolate Deutch F79 chromosome 7, USDA_Rmic, whole genome shotgun sequence includes these protein-coding regions:
- the LOC142761678 gene encoding etoposide-induced protein 2.4-like isoform X1, whose product is MEQFRYAVGSFVRGVYDSIVGIGVVVTLQAEQNKSAARKSANAQSATTLALRRAAVLQASPSSAASLSTAELELQNAPATPPSTPKRRGEEPLLIYRIFQCCCLNGGVFMCSVLVFYKFLLPTVLSLIVSLFGDTEESSANTIWSWLHPLLVCTFQALWVLPLFLMSKVVNCLWFQDIADIAFRYTTGGRQRFLPSVSRILSDILFSVLVQTLFLIQSLIVGALPVGRVSELVSLVHLSMLNSLYAFEYVWFSRGWELHRRLSFIEENWPYFVGFGLPLAVITSWFESYLLSGSFFSVLFPLFILSASGVTPATGTTRYPLKLFSPSIWVANAIFHRLTANCTAKPLVRPAVPRQKRSATRELHKKSASLRMSPRTSRPRTAATPS
- the LOC142761678 gene encoding etoposide-induced protein 2.4-like isoform X2, with amino-acid sequence MEQFRYAVGSFVRGVYDSIVGIGVVVTLQAEQNKSAARKSANAQSATTLALRRAAVLQASPSSAASLSTAELELQNAPATPPSTPKRRGEEPLLIYRIFQCCCLNGGVFMCSVLVFYKFLLPTVLSLIVSLFGDTEESSANTIWSWLHPLLVCTFQALWVLPLFLMSKVVNCLWFQDIADIAFRYTTGGRQRFLPSVSRILSDILFSVLVQTLFLIQSLIVGALPVGRVSELVSLVHLSMLNSLYAFEYVWFSRGWELHRRLSFIEENWPYFVGFGLPLAVITSWFESYLLSGSFFSVLFPLFILSASGVTPATGTTRYPLKLFSPSIWVANAIFHRLTANCTTKPLVRPTVPRQKRSATRELHKKSASLRTSPRTSRPRTAATPS